The Acetomicrobium flavidum genome window below encodes:
- a CDS encoding flagellar biosynthesis protein FlgN: MIVEGDLTFRESARKLADVIEAMALKLEGTAGLLKNERLLLAGKDYASLQSLLKELERSVSDFLGLEAERDRLAGQLACVLGCDPKMSEIASNLEEEASKPLVDAADRLQRSIKGLKSEFEITSRLLDESKKLGDLVLSQLRGLTGSGFSVRG, from the coding sequence TTGATCGTCGAAGGCGATTTGACATTTAGAGAGTCGGCCCGAAAGTTGGCCGACGTTATTGAGGCGATGGCGCTCAAGCTTGAAGGTACGGCCGGCCTGCTTAAGAATGAGCGCCTTCTTTTGGCCGGCAAGGACTACGCCTCATTGCAGTCCCTGCTGAAGGAGCTTGAAAGGAGCGTGTCGGATTTTTTGGGCCTTGAGGCCGAACGCGACCGCCTGGCAGGGCAGCTGGCTTGCGTCCTTGGCTGCGATCCGAAGATGTCCGAGATAGCTTCAAACCTGGAAGAAGAAGCCTCAAAGCCCTTGGTCGATGCCGCAGACAGGCTGCAGCGTTCCATAAAGGGCTTGAAATCGGAGTTTGAGATCACCTCCCGACTGCTTGATGAATCGAAAAAGTTGGGTGATCTGGTGTTGTCTCAGCTGCGAGGCCTGACGGGCAGCGGCTTTAGCGTGAGGGGATAG